One Equus asinus isolate D_3611 breed Donkey chromosome 19, EquAss-T2T_v2, whole genome shotgun sequence genomic region harbors:
- the DES gene encoding desmin produces the protein MSQAYSSSQRTSSYSRTFGPASGFRLGSPLSSPVFPRTGFGTKGSSSSVTSRVYQVSRTSGGAGGLGALRTSRLGVARAPSYGAGELLDFSLADAVNQEFLTTRTNEKVELQELNDRFANYIEKVRFLEQQNAALAAEVNRLKGREPTRVAEIYEEELRELRRQVEVLTNQRARVEVERDNLLDDLQRLKAKLQEEIQLKEEAENNLAAFRADVDAATLARIDLERRIESLNEEIAFLKKVHEEEIRELQAQLQEQQVQVEMDMSKPDLTAALRDIRAQYETIAAKNISEAEEWYKSKVSDLTQAANKNNDALRQAKQEMMEYRHQIQSYTCEIDALKGTNDSLMRQMRELEDRFASEASGYQDNIARLEEEIRHLKDEMARHLREYQDLLNVKMALDVEIATYRKLLEGEESRINLPIQTFSALNFRETSPEQRGSEVHTKKTVMIKTIETRDGEVVSEATQQQHEVL, from the exons ATGAGCCAGGCCTACTCGTCCAGCCAGCGCACCTCCTCCTACAGCCGCACCTTCGGCCCGGCCTCGGGCTTCCGGCTCGGCTCCCCGCTGAGCTCGCCCGTGTTCCCGCGCACGGGCTTCGGCACCAAGGGCTCCTCGAGCTCGGTGACGTCCCGCGTGTACCAGGTGTCGCGCACgtcgggcggggccgggggcctggGGGCGCTGCGGACCAGCCGGCTGGGGGTGGCCCGCGCGCCCTCCTATGGTGCGGGCGAGCTGCTGGACTTCTCGCTGGCCGACGCCGTGAACCAGGAGTTCCTGACCACGCGCACCAACGAGAAGGTGGAGCTGCAGGAGCTCAACGATCGCTTCGCCAACTACATCGAGAAGGTGCGCTTCCTGGAGCAGCAGAACGCCGCGCTCGCCGCCGAGGTCAACCGGCTCAAGGGCCGCGAGCCGACGCGGGTGGCCGAGATCTACGAGGAGGAGCTGCGCGAGCTGCGGCGCCAGGTGGAGGTGCTCACCAACCAGCGCGCCCGCGTCGAGGTCGAGCGCGACAACCTGCTGGACGACCTGCAGCGGCTCAAGGCCAA GCTGCAAGAGGAGATTCAGCTGAAAGAAGAAGCGGAGAACAATTTGGCTGCCTTCCGAGCG GATGTGGATGCAGCTACCCTAGCTAGAATTGACCTGGAGCGCAGGATCGAATCTCTCAACGAGGAAATCGCGTTCCTTAAGAAAGTGCACGAAGAG GAGATCCGAGAGCTACAGGCCCAGCTTCAGGAACAGCAAGTCCAGGTGGAGATGGACATGTCCAAGCCAGACCTCACCGCCGCCCTCCGGGACATCCGGGCTCAGTATGAGACCATCGCGGCTAAGAACATCTCCGAAGCCGAGGAGTGGTACAAGTCAAAG GTGTCCGACCTGACCCAGGCAGCCAACAAGAACAATGATGCACTGCGCCAGGCCAAGCAGGAGATGATGGAGTACCGACACCAGATCCAGTCCTACACCTGCGAGATCGACGCCCTCAAGGGCACT AACGACTCCCTGATGAGGCAGATGCGGGAACTGGAGGACCGCTTTGCTAGTGAGGCCAGCGGCTACCAGGACAACATCGCACGCCTGGAGGAGGAGATCCGGCACCTCAAGGATGAGATGGCCCGCCACCTGCGCGAGTACCAGGACCTGCTCAACGTCAAGATGGCCCTGGATGTGGAGATTGCCACCTACCGGAAGCTGCTGGAGGGCGAGGAGAGCCG GATCAACCTCCCCATCCAGACCTTCTCTGCCCTCAACTTCCGAG